A single window of Jaculus jaculus isolate mJacJac1 chromosome 14, mJacJac1.mat.Y.cur, whole genome shotgun sequence DNA harbors:
- the Zbed3 gene encoding zinc finger BED domain-containing protein 3 encodes MRSEETVTMERSMRPEDAAGLSVAAQYSEAWGYFHLAPAHAGHPSGTWATCRLCGERVARSRDFQAWTLALWRHLSSMHGPELEKGGAKRSPPAAPCPPAPSPVAAPEGVWAHLLEQMSALMVRGSQRERELERREAALEQGERALEHRRQALQQEECALAQERRKLRAEREALQVRLQELNLLKGSRVGPVAPSSPQPPPLKEDPEDSYDCIVTKILL; translated from the coding sequence ATGAGGAGTGAAGAGACCGTGACCATGGAAAGAAGCATGAGGCCTGAGGACGCTGCAGGGTTGTCCGTGGCAGCGCAGTACTCGGAGGCCTGGGGGTACTTTCATCTGGCTCCAGCACACGCAGGGCACCCGTCCGGCACCTGGGCCACCTGCCGGCTATGCGGGGAGCGGGTGGCCCGTTCCCGGGACTTTCAGGCTTGGACCTTGGCTCTGTGGAGGCACCTGAGCAGCATGCATGGGCCGGAGCTGGAGAAGGGTGGTGCTAAGCGCTCACCACCCGCCGCGCCCTGCCCGCCAGCGCCCAGCCCCGTGGCGGCCCCAGAGGGTGTCTGGGCACACTTGCTGGAGCAGATGAGTGCCTTGATGGTACGTGGCAGCCAAAGGGAGCGGGAGCTGGAGCGGCGTGAGGCGGCCCTGGAGCAGGGTGAGCGCGCCCTGGAACACCGACGCCAGGCTCTGCAGCAGGAGGAGTGCGCCCTGGCCCAGGAGCGTCGCAAGCTGAGGGCAGAGCGGGAGGCACTGCAGGTGCGGCTGCAGGAGCTGAACCTACTGAAGGGCTCCCGAGTCGGGCCCGTTGCGCCATCCTCTCCCCAACCACCGCCTCTTAAAGAAGACCCCGAAGACAGCTATGACTGCATCGTCACAAAGATCTTGCTATAA